The stretch of DNA CATTTGAGCAATAATACCATAAGTGCCACCCTGCTCTTCTAGTACATTTTTCCACAATTCTTTGTTTTCTCCAAATACATAATCAATATGACCATTTACTGTCATCCATGAAAGTATTTTTCGCTCCATATTTAATTGCCCCGCAGACCAACCAGAATATCCAACAAAAAATCGAATATCTTTGGGCTCTATTTTTCCCATTTTGATAAACTCTTTGAGCTGTTCAAAATCACCTCCCCAATAAACGCCAGAAAGCACTTTAATGCTATTGGGCAATAGGTCGCCTTTGGTGTGCAGGTAATGAATGGTATCTGTCTGAACGGGACCGCCGTAGTAAACCTCTGATTGGAAGGACGGGAAACTAGAAATCAGATCATTAATATTCATTTCGATTGGTTTGTTTAAAATAAAACCAAAAGAGCCATTCTCTTGATGATCGCATAAGAGGATTACTC from Aureispira anguillae encodes:
- a CDS encoding YqgE/AlgH family protein, whose amino-acid sequence is MSKHTENELESGVLLVAEPFLTDPNFKRGVILLCDHQENGSFGFILNKPIEMNINDLISSFPSFQSEVYYGGPVQTDTIHYLHTKGDLLPNSIKVLSGVYWGGDFEQLKEFIKMGKIEPKDIRFFVGYSGWSAGQLNMERKILSWMTVNGHIDYVFGENKELWKNVLEEQGGTYGIIAQMPPPILN